A stretch of Henckelia pumila isolate YLH828 chromosome 4, ASM3356847v2, whole genome shotgun sequence DNA encodes these proteins:
- the LOC140862945 gene encoding rop guanine nucleotide exchange factor 1, which yields MGSVTSEDGSEERCGSYSISADVSEAGSSSYDAEEEDDGPTSRSVVYSPFAAGGSASVTPTFSFPVIGGRDVVVWDDKQLKRGSDLSEIDMMKERFAKLLLGEDMSGGGKGVCTALAISNAITNLSATVFGELWRLEPLALQKRAMWRREMECLLSVSDSIVELVPSMQQFPGGGTYEVMETRPRSDLHMNLPALKKLDAMLISVLDGFRDTEFGYVDRGIVVDDYDKFSTGGVLSGRPSVRQEEKWWLPCPKVPGKGLSEASRKSLQQCRDCTNQLLKAAMAINSNVLAEMEIPAAYVETLPKNGRDCLGDIIYRYITAEQFSPECLLDCLDLSSEHLTLDVVNRTEAAVHVWKLKDRKKHPISQTSKRKLWGGKVKGLGADGEKNHFLAQRAESLLHSLRLRFPSLPQTALDMNKIQYNKDVGHAILESYSRVMESLAFNIIARIDDVLYVDDTTKRCAAAESLSIFSRGGGFNGLPIQKKMSPSPFSIQHTPYTSPFATPTFCSSPPVPSSPRRSISPHGKSGLPGLPNHKFDKVVPADLDKLWSYAGNLGSRSVHGDAPERD from the exons ATGGGGAGTGTCACGTCGGAGGACGGCAGCGAGGAAAGGTGCGGGAGCTACAGCATTAGCGCGGACGTCAGCGAGGCGGGGAGTTCCAGTTACGATGCGGAGGAGGAGGATGATGGGCCCACTTCGAGATCTGTGGTTTATTCTCCGTTCGCCGCCGGTGGTTCGGCTTCGGTCACGCCGACTTTTAGTTTTCCGGTGATTGGGGGGAGAGATGTGGTGGTTTGGGATGATAAGCAGCTGAAGCGTGGCTCTGATTTGTCCG AAATCGATATGATGAAAGAGAGGTTTGCTAAGCTGCTCCTTGGGGAAGACATGTCTGGAGGGGGTAAAGGAGTTTGCACCGCGTTAGCCATTTCAAATGCAATTACCAATCTTTCTG CAACTGTGTTTGGAGAGTTGTGGAGGTTGGAGCCGTTGGCTTTACAGAAGAGGGCTATGTGGCGCAGAGAAATGGAATGCCTCTTATCTGTGAGTGATTCGATTGTGGAACTCGTGCCGTCAATGCAGCAATTTCCTGGTGGGGGGACTTACGAGGTTATGGAGACACGACCACGTTCTGATTTGCATATGAATTTACCAGCGCTCAAGAAGCTTGATGCAATGTTAATAAGCGTTCTTGATGGATTTCGGGACACGGAGTTTGGGTATGTTGACCGTGGGATAGTTGTGGATGATTATGACAAGTTCTCCACTGGAGGTGTTTTGAGTGGGAGGCCATCAGTAAGGCAGGAAGAGAAGTGGTGGCTTCCATGCCCTAAAGTTCCAGGAAAGGGATTGTCGGAGGCCTCCAGAaagagcttgcagcagtgcaggGATTGCACAAACCAGTTACTGAAGGCAGCCATGGCCATTAATAGCAATGTACTTGCTGAGATGGAAATACCAGCTGCCTATGTGGAAACCTTACCCAAG AATGGAAGAGACTGCCTGGGTGATATCATCTATCGCTACATAACTGCTGAGCAGTTCTCACCAGAATGTCTTCTTGACTGCCTAGACTTGTCATCAGAACATCTTACTCTTGACGTTGTAAATAGAACTGAGGCAGCTGTGCATGTGTGGAAGCTGAAAGACAGGAAGAAACACCCCATTTCTCAAACATCTAAAAGAAAGTTATGGGGTGGTAAGGTGAAGGGCCTTGGAGCTGATGGTGAAAAGAATCACTTCCTGGCTCAACGCGCAGAATCTCTGTTACATAGCCTTAGACTCAGGTTTCCAAGTCTTCCCCAAACTGCGCTTGATATGAacaaaatccagtacaacaag GATGTTGGACATGCAATTCTTGAAAGCTACTCGAGGGTTATGGAAAGCTTAGCGTTCAACATAATTGCTAGGATTGATGATGTCCTGTATGTAGATGACACTACCAAGCGCTGTGCTGCTGCGGAGTCTCTGTCAATTTTTAGCAGGGGAGGAGGATTCAATGGGCTACCTATTCAAAAGAAGATGTCACCAAGTCCATTCTCAATCCAGCACACACCTTACACCTCCCCATTTGCAACTCCAACATTTTGTTCGTCGCCTCCAGTCCCCAGTAGCCCTAGAAGGTCCATCTCTCCGCACGGTAAGAGTGGTCTCCCAGGATTGCCAaaccataaatttgataaaGTGGTCCCTGCCGACTTGGATAAGCTTTGGTCATATGCTGGCAATCTTGGTTCCAGAAGTGTTCATGGGGATGCTCCAGAGCGTGACTGA